In Juglans regia cultivar Chandler chromosome 13, Walnut 2.0, whole genome shotgun sequence, the DNA window CGAGAACTGAAAGTGAAGTGTTTGCTAAAGTTGTATGTAGTTGGGGAAGGTATTTACCCTCTTGGGTGAGGATGTgactatttattttgaatttatactTGACTATACATGCCATTTTATGCATCGTTAGGTTAGCTCAATAATTAGGTAGAAGAaaactctatatataatttttgtttatttaatttttttattacaagttttATCGCCCTTTTTTATGCCATGTATACGAGGCTTGGCGTTTTAGAACTGCGGAAAAAATAATCGAGTCTGCCTGCATCCCAATTTCTGTTTGTCTAATAAGCATTTGGGTCTTGACGGGTTGAGTGTGAGAAGCAGGGGGAAGGAATGAAGTTCCTAGTAAGCCACAAGAAAGCAAATCTCTGATCTCCATTACAGATTATAAGAGATTTGCCATCATGCTAACCATTATATAACATGCTATTTTGACACCAAGAAGGAGAAATCATTTCATTTGCTAGGGCCTCAATGTCGGCATCAGATAAATATTAGGATCTCAAAAGCCACAGGCCGGGTGTCATATCTGTTCACATTCATTCAATAACCAGAGTACTTCCTACCTGACTATATTGATGACATCTTTGAAGAAGCCCTTCCACAACTTTGGTATAAAGAATCTAAGGACCTAGCTGGTCGAGCATGTCAATCAACTATAGTAAAGAATCACGTGCAAAATAATACATATAGCTGCCATATTGCAACTTCACATCCAAGTACATGTTCAGGTGCAGTATATCCTCGTTATATGCATTGCTAAGAGTTCAAAATATCCATCTTACACGAGTAAAAAATCCAAACAGCGGACCATATCTCTCACTGCAATAAAAATTACTCCACAGAACTACAGATTTGGTAAATGTGTCTAAACTGATCCCAACTATTTTAggtttcctatatttttttaaattattaaaaaaattgtagataCATAAGCTTGTACAGGgataaaatatacatacatCAGCATAGATAACTACCTACTTCTATCCATATAAAGTTCATTGCCTTGTTTCTGGCCACCATAAGCTCTCTTTCTCCCCCAGTCCTCGAAAACCCATTAACAACAAATGTGCAGTTAATGCCCCTTATATTAACAATCTAAGGTTTCTTCCTCTATTACCTGctttatctcattattcaaaaagGCAGCAGAATCTTCACCTTCAAAATGCCGAGGTTTGGAATTGCTTTCCTTGGAAAGAAGTAATTAGGAATAACTGTTGCGCTAGcagtatgatatttttattgtttcccTTCTGAAAATGTACATGTAACCTATGACTGATTTCACCCCAAATCACTATTCAACAAATTCACATTACTAGCTGCTTTTGATGGCGGCCTGTTGATCTTCTCGAGTAACCTACTGAAAGCCAATTTAACGGGTATGCAAGCTACTGTAGTGGGCCCAATTGATTCTGGCTTTATCAGTCCATCCATTTGACCACTATTGCCATCTTGTATTGGCTTGATACTAACGTTTTGCTCAGTAGCTATTGAAGAGAGGGTTCTAGTTTTCTGACTAGATGATAAGCTTACTTTCTTTGGTGGCTTTTTCAAAAACTTTCTCTCAGTTGGAGGCCGAGGAATGTGAGGGAGGTTGCTCCTCTCCAGGCTTGGCTTATAACTGAAACTCCCTCCATTTAATTTCTTGGATGGCAGTTTCCCTTCTTGATATAAGAGGGGAAGATCATTGGTGGCTTCATCACCATCCAGTGCCGATGATAAATGAGGACGTGGGACCCGCCGAAAATTTGCCGTTCTCCTCGCAGTTCTCCAAGCTGGCTGAAGTGTAGTATTTTCATTGTTAAACACTTCATTACCAAAATCAACAGTGGAAAGAAGAGTTTCAGCTGAACCGTCTTCTAGGGCTTCAATCTGAATTGGGTGCCCTATAATTGCCTTCCCATTTAACTTGCTCATAAGAGAAACAATAGGGACAGGCTCTTTTTGGTAGCTTGCTTGGACCTTCAAATCCACATTGACCAGCATGGATCTCGGCCTCCCACCAAAATGATAATGGGCATCAAAATACGGATCAAATTGCTCTCCTTTGACACTCCAGTATCCTCTCAAAGCAGGCGGATCCTCCCATCTCAAGTCTTCCCAGCCAACCATTTTACGACCAACAACACTACTTCGACCCCTGGATGCAGCTCTTGATGTCAGGGAATATTTACTGACCAATCTTACTTTCTGATTGCCAAAATCCCTTTCATCCACATcattgtcatcatcatcatcctcctcttcctcttccccttccccttccccttcctcatcatcatcaacacTATAATCGAAATCATCATTTCTGTGGAAACTCAAATTCTGCCTTAATGTTCTATGCCTTAAACCACTTCCCCTTTCTTCAGGATATGTTCCATGAATGGAACGTTTTCCATTACTTGCATCTACAGACCTTTTTGTAACATTGCGAGTATTCCTCTTACCTTTCAATCGCCATTTGGACACTGCATCATTAGCAGAAACATGGTTATGAAGATAAAGGTGAGACATGTCACCCGAAAATGCTGACTCATCATGCTCTTCAGTGCTAATAATTCCATGTTCTTGTGCTTCAGATCTTCCAAGAGTATTCCATTCTGCTACTGTAGATACAGCAACATCCAAACAGCAGTAGATTAAAGGATGATGAgagaaacaaatttaaataacCAATCCAATGCAAGCACTTGATACAAGGCAGTTCTAAAAAATAGGGCATTAAGAAAGGATGAGTTGAGCTCCAACACCAACTTCTCAAGAAgattattaagaaattaagcttattaataatagtaataagatacataattaataataggCAGACTTGAAACCTGATAGTAAAGTTGTATCTTCATCCATTTCTGGTTCCGTCTCAGAAAAGTCGGACTCAGACTCAGAAGAACCAGTTTCAGAAGAATCGGTTTCCACATCTTCCGTAAAACCAGAAGAGTTCTCTTCAATCAAAGAACCAGAATAAGGATGACCATTACCCGCTCCAAATTGGGAAGTTGACATCTCAATCCGACTTCGAGAAGTCTCACCATAATCCAAAGAATCACCATGCTCCGCTGTCAAGTAGACACCTCTTCTCCTCTTTGCTCGGGAAGCAAGTCCAGTCTGCTCCACACCTGAAATAGAAGTAGAAACTTTGTTAGGTAGCAAGGAATGAGGGACACCTAATTTTGCACTACTCTGAAAAACTTGAATGAGAGGACAATGCTTATCACGTCTCTTCACCAAAAGTTCCCCGATAAACCCCCCATGTGATCTTTTCCTTTCGTATAAGGAATTTTTACCGTTTGCATGACTTGCATTTCCCATGCTAAGAACACCACCACCGGGAAGAGCATCAGCATGGTGATCAGCTGTAGGTTTCCAAAAACCATTTGAACCAACAGAAGGCGAAGGCATTTGTTTGGCAGGGGTAATCTTGAGACCAAAGTCCTGCAAGCCTCTCATACGAGGCATGATTTCAGAATGATCATCATCCCCACTTAGTTGATTTCCATCCATGGTTTTCTGTGAAGAGAGAACCCCGCCTATAGACTTGTCCTTATGATATTTTTCAAGTCTGCTAGGAAATTGATGTGGAATGGAATTTCCAAGTTTTCCATTATCATCTCCAAAATTTTCTGAACAACTAACCAATCTCTTTTTCATACCAGCAGATGATTTACTGCTTGTCCGATCAGAACCTATACCCAACTTTCCTTGTTTGCCCAAAATTTGCTTCTCAAGTTCAAGAGCATGCAGAATAGCATCTTCTCGACGTGcatatttctctcttttctttataGGCATCCCCTGGGAGGATTCAGCTTTTTCAATACAATCATCAAACTCCCCACATCTAAATGCCTTCACACGCTTGGATTTTTCTAAATTGTACCAGTCCCTGAGAAGAAATACAAGAAAAGAGTCTTATAAATATCAAGTACGCACAATAAAACAGCCATGAATACAGAATAAGATTTTATTACAACATTTTCGTtattaaatatcaaataaatatataaatcaaagaagaaggaaaccaTGTATATAGCAACACAGGCAATGAACATTATATTTCAAGTAATTTCTCAAAGAAACTAGCCTGacattatattttactttgaaGTGCTCTGACAAGCAGTTTTATACTAATCAGCATACCAAAGCATAATCCAGTTACTACATGAGAAATCAGaacaaaattatctttttgAGGCTGATTGCATAACCCATGGTCCCATGGAAACATGTAACTTAACAGAGATTTTGCAAGATTACCACAgcagaaaattttaaaagattaaagaaacgaagaaagaaacaaaggcAAAAAAGTACAAGCACTGAGGTCACTAATGGTGCAGAAGAAGGGAGAGGGAACCATGGAAAACTGAATAGGCCTTTTAATCTAAAGATTTTTAGGTCCTTCATTTGGAGTAGAAAGCATGATGATGGCTACCTTcacaatttaaataattctgCCTAATGTAGTCATCAGCGGTGTATTTGAGCTTGCTACACCATGTGATGCTTGTTCTGAGAGTCTCAGGAAGAACACTAAAGGCGTTTATGCATcgactcttttatttttttatttttaaaaacgaAAAATGGCCAACTCCTTCAAAATCTCAGTTTATGGGTTCTACGgacatgtatacatatatatttgatgcagatataaaaaatagcacaaaaatcatttctcagaaaaaaaaattagcgaggtcatgaaatttgaatttataaagTTTCCTACCAGCCCAAAAGAGCATGATCACTCAgctaatatcatatgaaatacACAATATACTATTATTTCAAATATACTCGTAAGCCCATGGACTCATTTATGATTTGAACAAAAAACGAAGAAGTCCTCCATAATCAACCCCACAGTAATTGCAGGGAGCTTACCGACAGCATCAAAATATAGCATTTTTATTGAgaagattaataaaaaatcccagatataattttgaatagatAAAAATTAGAGACAGGGGAGAGAGACTCACACGCTAGCGTCTTCCCTTCCAAGAAGCTTGACGGGAGTACCGGACCGCGGAGACGTGAGATGCGAAGACGCGAGCTCTTCGGGCCCCAGTATCTTCCCGGGCCACCACGAACCGTTCCTCCTCCTCACCCACACAATCGATCCCGGGATGCAGCCTGACGGACCGGATCCCTCACTCTCCATaactccctccctctctctctctctctctctctctctctctgtgtgacTCTGTTGGGCTCAGCCACCGGCGAAGAAGAAACGGAAGGTCCGAGAAGGGGCGTATCCGATATGGGGAAtttgggttagggttagggatTCCATGCAATTCAAAATTGGGGATTTTTCTTGGTTTCCATTTC includes these proteins:
- the LOC108997221 gene encoding uncharacterized protein At1g51745-like; the encoded protein is MESEGSGPSGCIPGSIVWVRRRNGSWWPGKILGPEELASSHLTSPRSGTPVKLLGREDASVDWYNLEKSKRVKAFRCGEFDDCIEKAESSQGMPIKKREKYARREDAILHALELEKQILGKQGKLGIGSDRTSSKSSAGMKKRLVSCSENFGDDNGKLGNSIPHQFPSRLEKYHKDKSIGGVLSSQKTMDGNQLSGDDDHSEIMPRMRGLQDFGLKITPAKQMPSPSVGSNGFWKPTADHHADALPGGGVLSMGNASHANGVEQTGLASRAKRRRGVYLTAEHGDSLDYGETSRSRIEMSTSQFGAGNGHPYSGSLIEENSSGFTEDVETDSSETGSSESESDFSETEPEMDEDTTLLSVAEWNTLGRSEAQEHGIISTEEHDESAFSGDMSHLYLHNHVSANDAVSKWRLKGKRNTRNVTKRSVDASNGKRSIHGTYPEERGSGLRHRTLRQNLSFHRNDDFDYSVDDDEEGEGEGEEEEEDDDDDNDVDERDFGNQKVRLVSKYSLTSRAASRGRSSVVGRKMVGWEDLRWEDPPALRGYWSVKGEQFDPYFDAHYHFGGRPRSMLVNVDLKVQASYQKEPVPIVSLMSKLNGKAIIGHPIQIEALEDGSAETLLSTVDFGNEVFNNENTTLQPAWRTARRTANFRRVPRPHLSSALDGDEATNDLPLLYQEGKLPSKKLNGGSFSYKPSLERSNLPHIPRPPTERKFLKKPPKKVSLSSSQKTRTLSSIATEQNVSIKPIQDGNSGQMDGLIKPESIGPTTVACIPVKLAFSRLLEKINRPPSKAASNVNLLNSDLG